CCTATTGAGAGTTAAAAGCCAGAGGAACACTTCCCATAATGAATATGTATTCCACAAGAGGGTGGGTTTATATTGAATGAGAATGAATTTAATTAAAAATGTCTTGGCTCTCATCATATTTGTCTTCCTATTGTCTAACGGTTCTATCCTTGCTGTCACAGAAACGATTCAGTACGATTACGATAATGCTGACCAGATTACGAAAGTTACATATGAAGACGGCA
The Nitrospirota bacterium DNA segment above includes these coding regions:
- a CDS encoding RHS repeat protein, translated to MNLIKNVLALIIFVFLLSNGSILAVTETIQYDYDNADQITKVTYEDGTVEEYVYDNMGNRLQKTITLARLSH